A genomic window from Roseofilum casamattae BLCC-M143 includes:
- the recJ gene encoding single-stranded-DNA-specific exonuclease RecJ has translation MKPCPTWKLPDTENPPSEFIDTIANLLPHLNQANSLAQMLWQRQIREPEMLSGFLIVDSYQPSSPFEFGEEMDWAVERINRARNEGEKVAIWGDFDADGVTSTSVLLDGLRQFFPEDLLDYHIPNRLTDSHGLHSAGIERLAEQGTDLIITCDTGSTNLSEIELALALGIDIIITDHHTLLDRRPPVTAIINPRYLPKSHPLFHLSGVAVAYKLIEALYEKFPEIPQAPLEELLDLVAIGLIADLVQLKGDCRYLAQRGIARLFQDFQNPANERRRPGIGRLLELCRKTGDRPTDISFGIGPRINAVSRIYGDASFCVNLLTNRDLNLCNRLAEDAELANSRRKELQQMVLKEAIEEVERLDLSTTHAIILSKPEWPVGVLGLVAAQLAQDYHKPAILFSIEIADRLRSQSPLAKGSARSVANLDLYQLVKSQSHLLHRFGGHPFAAGLSLSVENLSLFSEGINQQLNGMVDLRDRSATIEIDLACSVSQLGERLFKELKYLEPCGMGNTAPKILVRDCWFENRRHQNIKDRKGGKIRYIKTQFILKDKTSEEGIFGLWWGHYQDEIPNGYCDAIVELDFNQYCNYHVRIVDLIPARDRTQLSSTQNPTEIWDWRPPKPQDNPRDLALMMTENPDNWDNLYDWLDRAKQQEKNLAIAYPPKTVKHPVQIWEILVGIAKYLNRTSKTISLQALQDKLSLSPNTLIVGLTALSELGFVIDVRDRELQIHDLIRDRQLGEFPGRDRFLAIVEEEQFRQQYFSQIPVEMISRVVGDMEKIEAETPEF, from the coding sequence ATGAAACCTTGTCCGACTTGGAAATTACCCGATACCGAGAATCCTCCATCTGAGTTTATTGATACGATCGCAAATTTATTGCCACATTTAAACCAAGCTAACTCTCTAGCACAAATGTTATGGCAGCGACAAATACGCGAGCCAGAAATGCTATCTGGATTTTTAATAGTGGATTCTTACCAACCCAGCAGTCCATTTGAGTTTGGCGAGGAAATGGATTGGGCGGTTGAGAGAATTAATCGGGCGAGAAACGAGGGAGAAAAAGTTGCAATTTGGGGCGACTTTGATGCGGATGGCGTGACGTCAACTTCGGTGTTACTCGATGGATTGCGGCAATTTTTTCCCGAAGATTTGTTAGACTATCATATCCCCAATCGATTAACCGATTCTCATGGATTACATAGCGCGGGAATCGAGCGATTAGCCGAGCAAGGAACCGACCTTATTATTACCTGCGATACTGGCAGCACGAACCTGAGTGAAATTGAACTTGCTTTAGCATTAGGCATCGATATTATTATTACCGATCACCATACTTTACTCGATCGCAGACCGCCAGTCACCGCTATTATTAATCCACGCTATCTCCCCAAATCCCATCCCTTATTCCATTTATCTGGAGTTGCGGTTGCCTACAAACTAATTGAAGCTTTATACGAGAAATTTCCCGAGATTCCGCAAGCTCCACTGGAGGAACTGCTCGACTTAGTCGCTATTGGTTTAATTGCCGATTTAGTTCAGCTTAAAGGAGATTGTCGTTATTTAGCACAACGGGGAATTGCGCGCCTATTTCAAGACTTCCAAAACCCAGCAAACGAACGCCGACGTCCGGGAATTGGTCGCCTCCTCGAACTATGTCGAAAAACTGGCGATCGCCCGACCGATATTTCTTTTGGAATTGGACCGAGAATTAATGCCGTGAGCCGTATTTATGGAGATGCTAGCTTTTGCGTGAACTTGCTTACCAATCGCGATTTAAACCTCTGTAATCGTTTAGCAGAAGACGCCGAACTTGCCAATAGTCGCCGCAAAGAACTGCAACAAATGGTATTGAAAGAAGCTATAGAAGAAGTCGAGCGTTTGGATTTATCGACCACTCATGCGATTATTCTGTCGAAACCCGAATGGCCGGTAGGTGTTTTGGGATTAGTGGCAGCTCAATTAGCACAAGATTATCATAAACCTGCTATTTTATTTAGTATCGAGATAGCAGATAGATTGCGATCGCAATCTCCATTAGCGAAAGGTTCGGCGCGCTCGGTAGCCAATCTCGATCTCTACCAATTAGTCAAAAGTCAATCTCATTTACTCCACCGGTTTGGCGGTCATCCTTTTGCCGCTGGATTGAGCTTATCAGTCGAAAATCTATCGTTATTTAGTGAAGGCATTAACCAACAACTAAATGGTATGGTAGATTTGCGCGATCGCAGCGCCACCATTGAAATCGATCTGGCTTGTTCCGTATCTCAGTTAGGAGAAAGATTATTCAAGGAATTAAAATATCTAGAACCTTGCGGCATGGGAAATACTGCACCGAAAATTTTGGTACGAGATTGCTGGTTTGAGAATCGACGCCATCAGAATATAAAAGATCGCAAAGGCGGAAAGATCCGCTATATTAAAACTCAGTTTATCCTGAAAGATAAAACTAGCGAAGAAGGAATTTTTGGATTGTGGTGGGGACATTATCAAGACGAGATTCCCAACGGTTACTGCGATGCGATCGTGGAACTAGATTTTAATCAGTATTGTAACTATCACGTCCGCATTGTCGATCTGATACCAGCGCGCGATCGCACTCAATTATCCTCCACGCAAAATCCGACAGAAATCTGGGATTGGAGACCGCCTAAACCTCAAGATAATCCTCGCGATCTGGCATTAATGATGACGGAAAATCCAGACAATTGGGATAACTTATACGACTGGTTAGATCGAGCCAAACAACAAGAGAAAAATTTAGCGATCGCCTATCCTCCCAAAACGGTTAAACATCCCGTACAAATTTGGGAAATTCTGGTAGGAATTGCCAAATATTTAAACCGCACGAGCAAAACCATATCCTTGCAAGCATTACAAGATAAATTGAGCCTTAGTCCAAATACCCTGATCGTTGGATTAACTGCCTTATCAGAACTCGGTTTTGTTATCGATGTTCGAGATAGGGAACTCCAGATTCACGATCTGATTCGCGATCGGCAGTTGGGAGAATTCCCAGGGCGCGATCGCTTTCTTGCGATCGTTGAAGAAGAACAATTTCGCCAGCAATATTTCTCCCAAATTCCTGTAGAAATGATTTCAAGAGTCGTGGGAGATATGGAGAAGATAGAAGCAGAAACTCCAGAGTTCTAA
- the rlmD gene encoding 23S rRNA (uracil(1939)-C(5))-methyltransferase RlmD, with product MLNKLKTDDGWQQGQIVELEIASLSDTGDGVGRVEGRVVFVPDSVPGDRLMVRLTQVKRQFARGAIAEIIVAGGDRIRPQCIVADKCGGCQWQHIDYGYQHQAKQGLVKEALTRIGQFSDPPVDLLLPNTRSLGYRNKVSYPLGISATGNVKAGYYQKSSHKIVNLNQCPVQDERLNPLLSGIKIDIQQAGWSIYNERTHRGLLRHLCLRIGERTGEILVTLVATSAKLPELENYAQQWLNDYPGLVGVCLNINPHKTNRIFADETQLVAGQPYLYEKFSGLTLQLGADTFFQVNTTATEALLEVILKQLNLSGMERAIDAYCGIGTLTLPLARHLEQIDGIEVQPEAIEQAQTNAQLNQIENANFHVGKVETILPKLEINPDLVILDPPRQGCHASVLNALLESLPQHIVYVSCKPSTLARDLKILCQSGTYRLVRVQPADFFPQTAHVEAVSFLEHQ from the coding sequence ATGCTTAACAAGTTGAAAACAGACGACGGCTGGCAGCAAGGCCAGATAGTAGAGCTAGAGATTGCTTCTTTGAGCGATACGGGGGATGGAGTCGGGCGAGTGGAAGGTCGAGTGGTCTTTGTTCCGGACTCGGTTCCTGGCGATCGCCTGATGGTACGGTTAACTCAAGTCAAGCGCCAGTTTGCTCGAGGAGCGATCGCCGAGATTATTGTAGCGGGAGGCGATCGTATTCGTCCTCAGTGTATTGTGGCAGACAAGTGCGGCGGCTGCCAATGGCAACATATCGATTATGGCTATCAACATCAAGCCAAGCAAGGTTTAGTCAAGGAAGCATTAACTCGCATCGGTCAGTTTTCCGATCCGCCGGTCGATCTGTTGCTGCCCAATACTCGCTCTTTAGGATATCGGAATAAAGTTTCCTATCCATTGGGTATTTCCGCAACCGGAAACGTCAAAGCTGGCTATTACCAAAAAAGCAGCCACAAAATCGTTAATCTCAATCAATGTCCGGTTCAAGACGAGCGCTTGAATCCCCTGCTATCCGGAATCAAGATAGATATTCAGCAAGCGGGATGGTCGATTTATAACGAACGCACTCATCGCGGTTTGCTCCGTCATTTATGCTTGCGCATTGGGGAGCGGACTGGCGAAATCTTGGTCACCTTAGTTGCTACTTCTGCTAAGTTGCCGGAGTTAGAAAATTACGCGCAACAATGGTTAAATGACTATCCAGGATTAGTTGGAGTTTGCTTAAATATTAATCCCCATAAAACCAATCGGATTTTTGCGGACGAAACCCAATTAGTTGCCGGACAGCCTTACTTGTACGAGAAGTTTTCCGGATTAACGTTGCAGTTGGGAGCCGATACCTTTTTTCAGGTGAATACAACCGCTACCGAAGCTCTGTTAGAGGTTATCCTCAAGCAGCTTAATTTATCTGGGATGGAGAGGGCGATCGATGCCTATTGCGGGATCGGTACATTAACCTTACCTCTCGCCCGTCACCTGGAGCAAATTGACGGCATTGAAGTGCAACCGGAAGCCATTGAGCAAGCACAAACCAATGCGCAATTAAATCAGATTGAGAATGCCAATTTTCATGTCGGAAAAGTCGAAACTATCTTACCCAAATTAGAGATAAATCCCGACCTCGTGATTCTCGATCCTCCCCGTCAAGGATGTCATGCTAGCGTCCTAAATGCATTGCTCGAATCTCTTCCCCAACATATCGTCTACGTCAGTTGTAAACCTTCTACCCTGGCGCGAGATCTGAAGATTCTTTGTCAGTCTGGAACCTATCGCCTGGTGCGAGTGCAACCGGCAGACTTTTTTCCACAAACCGCTCATGTAGAGGCAGTTTCCTTTTTAGAACATCAATAA
- a CDS encoding ABC1 kinase family protein, with product MFALTKTSSRQREILEVVFRNGWDYIEGLLRGDRAGEPKLPSPTVLRNILVDLGPVFVKLGQLLSTRPDLLPGRYIVALSSLQADVPPVAWSQIETQLRQEFSVPLEDIFPRIEPEAVAAGSLGQVHRATLKDGREVALKIQRPGIGRVVEQDIALIKALAELASLSEFGQDYDLVALADEFTKSLRDELDFTKEANFTQKMQENLATSRWFDPEKLVIPAVYWDYTSEKLLVLEWLEGKPLLSADLERFVTPTLSVEQKRNEVTTLLFRVFFQQIYLNGFFHADPHPGNIFLLDDGRVALLDCGMIGRLDPRTQQILTEMLLAIVDIDAQRCAQLTLDLAESNKPVNLSQLEGDYTRMLRKYYNVNLSQINFSEVFYEILEVARNNRIRLPGNMGLYAKSLANLEGVARGFNPKVNLLDEIKPLITDIFQRQLLGDKPIQTLLRSALDMKSLSLQSPRLIELFLDRLTSETLNWKIDVKEFDRLRRSIDDSANRLSFSIIIGSLIMGAAVISTNSQSPQLSVLSMVLFGVASFIGLWLVVSILRSGRLRS from the coding sequence ATGTTTGCCCTGACTAAAACTAGCTCCCGCCAACGAGAAATACTAGAAGTTGTCTTCCGCAACGGCTGGGATTATATTGAAGGCCTGTTAAGAGGCGATCGCGCTGGAGAACCCAAGCTTCCTTCTCCCACGGTATTGCGCAATATCCTCGTCGATCTCGGTCCTGTATTTGTTAAACTAGGGCAACTGCTCAGTACCCGTCCCGATCTACTCCCGGGTCGTTATATCGTCGCGCTTTCCTCATTGCAAGCCGACGTTCCTCCCGTTGCCTGGTCGCAAATTGAAACGCAACTGAGACAAGAATTTTCCGTTCCTTTAGAAGATATTTTTCCCAGAATTGAACCGGAAGCTGTCGCAGCGGGTTCTCTCGGTCAAGTCCATCGTGCTACTTTAAAAGACGGTCGAGAAGTAGCTTTGAAAATACAGCGACCGGGTATTGGCCGCGTGGTCGAACAAGATATTGCCTTAATTAAAGCATTAGCCGAACTGGCTTCCTTAAGCGAGTTCGGTCAAGATTACGATTTAGTCGCTCTTGCCGATGAATTCACTAAATCTTTGCGGGATGAGTTGGATTTCACGAAAGAGGCAAACTTTACTCAGAAAATGCAAGAAAATCTCGCGACTAGTCGCTGGTTCGATCCGGAAAAATTGGTCATTCCAGCCGTGTATTGGGATTATACGAGCGAGAAACTTTTGGTGCTGGAATGGTTGGAAGGAAAACCCTTATTATCTGCCGATCTGGAACGTTTTGTTACGCCAACTCTTTCGGTGGAGCAAAAACGAAATGAAGTCACCACGTTATTATTTCGGGTCTTTTTCCAGCAGATTTATTTAAACGGATTTTTCCATGCCGATCCCCATCCGGGCAATATTTTCTTGCTCGACGACGGACGAGTGGCGTTGCTCGACTGCGGCATGATCGGACGCCTCGATCCGCGCACGCAACAGATTTTAACGGAGATGCTTTTAGCTATTGTCGATATCGACGCGCAACGGTGCGCTCAGTTAACGTTAGATTTAGCAGAATCCAATAAACCGGTTAATTTGAGTCAATTAGAAGGCGATTATACGCGGATGTTGCGCAAGTATTATAATGTGAACTTGAGCCAAATTAACTTTAGCGAAGTATTCTATGAAATTTTGGAAGTAGCGCGCAATAATAGGATTCGCTTGCCGGGCAATATGGGATTGTATGCGAAGTCTTTGGCTAATTTGGAGGGAGTGGCGCGCGGGTTTAATCCGAAAGTGAATTTGTTGGATGAAATTAAGCCATTGATTACGGATATTTTTCAACGGCAGTTATTGGGAGATAAACCAATTCAGACACTGTTGCGATCGGCGTTAGACATGAAAAGTTTATCGTTGCAGTCGCCGCGCTTAATCGAACTATTTCTCGATCGCCTAACGTCAGAAACCCTAAATTGGAAGATCGATGTCAAAGAATTCGATCGCCTGCGTCGCAGTATCGATGATTCCGCAAATCGCTTGTCCTTTAGTATTATTATTGGTTCCCTGATTATGGGAGCTGCAGTAATTTCTACTAATTCTCAAAGTCCGCAACTTTCCGTACTCAGCATGGTGCTATTTGGCGTTGCCAGTTTTATCGGACTATGGTTGGTTGTGAGTATTTTGCGCTCGGGACGCTTGCGATCGTAA
- a CDS encoding allophanate hydrolase-related protein, whose translation MGETKRFFICGSALQGQPDHQNLKGATLVRTAQSLSIYRLHSVDDIHPGIYAVAEGGISIPGEIYELSIEQYNNLMANEPPGLYEGKIELEDGSQVSAMFYPEELVVKYGWRDISEYGGWAAYKAST comes from the coding sequence ATGGGCGAGACAAAACGTTTTTTCATTTGCGGTTCGGCTCTGCAAGGTCAACCGGATCATCAGAATCTCAAGGGTGCAACGTTAGTGCGGACAGCGCAAAGCTTGTCTATCTATCGCTTACATTCGGTTGACGATATCCATCCCGGTATCTATGCTGTTGCGGAAGGGGGGATTTCTATTCCTGGAGAGATCTACGAACTGAGCATCGAACAATACAATAATTTAATGGCGAACGAACCTCCGGGATTGTATGAAGGCAAGATTGAGTTAGAAGATGGCTCGCAAGTGTCGGCAATGTTTTACCCGGAAGAGCTGGTCGTTAAATATGGTTGGCGCGATATTTCCGAGTATGGAGGATGGGCAGCTTATAAGGCCAGCACCTAA
- a CDS encoding PH domain-containing protein produces the protein MGIKEDVYYEGGPHIGDLIFNLFIGLTIIALPLTIASIIRAIWSRYRITSRRVSAIGGWMGRNRTDVIYSEISHIVAVPRGLGAWGDMVLTLKDGSRLEIRSIPKFRELYDYINDKISKGKSGKTKEVAGASA, from the coding sequence ATGGGAATTAAAGAAGACGTTTACTACGAAGGCGGCCCCCATATTGGCGACCTAATCTTCAATCTATTCATTGGTTTAACCATCATTGCTTTACCCCTAACCATCGCCTCCATTATTCGTGCCATCTGGTCTCGCTATCGCATTACCAGTCGCCGCGTTTCTGCCATTGGAGGATGGATGGGACGCAACCGCACGGATGTTATTTATTCGGAAATTTCGCACATTGTTGCCGTTCCCAGAGGTTTGGGTGCTTGGGGAGATATGGTGCTCACCCTGAAAGATGGCAGTCGCTTAGAAATTCGCTCGATCCCTAAATTTCGCGAACTCTATGACTACATCAATGACAAAATCTCGAAAGGAAAGAGCGGCAAAACTAAGGAAGTGGCCGGCGCATCAGCTTAA
- a CDS encoding ATP-binding protein, whose amino-acid sequence MAFYASPIASEWYHYNLQYITVCANQMHDIIAGHVLAREQGETPGPQPPPTEVPWKFAEHPPALERLYALLELSPFERRILMLCIARTLHPFIANLCARFWGEGSPNYPTFQMALALFEESHWDAFHPQAPLRYWQVLNLGADEDLTHAKLEVDESILQFVLGNSYQDSEVARFIEPFIPSSLPLSASGQTIVRSTLSSFLTSRPSPVQLCGWSQEDKRAIAHTVAEQLNLHLQVLSTRYLPSDLKELKHFIFRWRRSMLLSPALLFLEHQPSGATEGDRRTVLSEFIRGMQSRYRRGSALPLILSTSIRFSVSNMSLLSFDVPKLTYYERLQLWQMYLGEATEELNGHLEAITSQFNLPSIAIQAACSSAMAAESDSEEDSTVSLGDRLWEFCRSQARPSLDDLAIRIETKATWEDLILPQQHKQTLYQMVAHLRQRSRVYEDWGFAGNERRGLGISALFSGQSGTGKTLAAGIIARKLNLDLYRIDLSSVVSKYIGETEKNLKQVFNAAEMGGAILLFDEADSLFGKRSEVQDSRDRYANMEVSYLLQSIEAYQGLCVLTTNLKGSIDQAFLRRIRFIVQFPFPDRDSREAIWTRIFPQKTPTEGLDTRKLSNLNVAGGNIRNIALNAAFLAADAGEPVMMKHLYQATKSEYIKLERLLTDKEVKGWILE is encoded by the coding sequence ATGGCGTTTTATGCCTCCCCAATCGCCAGTGAATGGTATCACTACAACCTACAATATATAACGGTTTGCGCCAACCAAATGCACGATATCATCGCGGGCCACGTACTGGCTCGGGAGCAGGGCGAAACACCAGGGCCACAGCCACCACCGACGGAGGTTCCCTGGAAATTTGCCGAACATCCTCCCGCTTTAGAAAGACTCTACGCCTTATTAGAGTTATCGCCCTTTGAACGGCGCATTCTCATGCTCTGTATTGCCCGTACGTTGCATCCGTTTATCGCCAATTTGTGCGCTCGCTTTTGGGGTGAAGGCAGTCCCAATTATCCCACGTTTCAGATGGCTCTGGCACTGTTTGAGGAAAGTCATTGGGATGCATTTCATCCGCAAGCTCCCTTACGCTATTGGCAAGTGCTGAACTTGGGAGCTGATGAAGATTTAACTCATGCAAAACTGGAAGTGGATGAGAGTATTTTGCAGTTCGTGCTCGGAAACTCCTACCAAGATAGCGAAGTCGCGCGCTTCATCGAGCCGTTTATTCCCAGTTCCTTACCCCTCTCTGCGTCTGGACAAACCATCGTTCGTTCCACTCTCTCCAGTTTTCTCACCTCCCGTCCCTCTCCCGTGCAACTGTGCGGTTGGAGTCAAGAAGACAAGCGCGCGATCGCTCATACCGTAGCAGAACAGCTCAATCTGCACCTGCAAGTCCTCTCTACTCGGTATTTACCCTCAGATCTCAAAGAGCTGAAACACTTCATTTTTCGCTGGCGGCGATCGATGCTGCTCTCTCCCGCACTGCTCTTCTTGGAACACCAACCTTCGGGAGCTACTGAAGGCGATCGCCGCACCGTCCTGTCCGAATTTATCCGAGGGATGCAATCTCGCTATCGCCGAGGTTCGGCTCTCCCCTTAATTCTCTCCACGTCCATCCGCTTTTCGGTATCGAATATGTCGTTGCTCTCCTTCGACGTACCGAAACTGACCTATTACGAGCGCTTGCAGTTGTGGCAAATGTATTTGGGAGAGGCAACGGAGGAACTGAACGGCCATCTCGAAGCCATTACGTCTCAGTTTAATTTACCTTCGATCGCTATTCAAGCCGCTTGCTCGTCTGCGATGGCGGCAGAGTCTGACTCGGAGGAAGATTCTACAGTATCCTTGGGCGATCGCCTCTGGGAGTTTTGCCGCAGTCAAGCTCGTCCGAGTTTGGACGATCTGGCGATTCGCATCGAAACGAAGGCGACGTGGGAAGACTTAATTTTACCGCAACAACACAAGCAAACCTTGTATCAAATGGTCGCTCATCTGCGCCAGCGATCGCGAGTCTATGAAGATTGGGGATTTGCCGGGAACGAACGTAGAGGGTTGGGTATTAGCGCCTTGTTTTCCGGACAAAGCGGCACCGGGAAAACCCTAGCGGCAGGGATTATTGCGCGCAAGTTAAATTTAGATTTATACCGCATCGATCTCAGTTCGGTGGTGAGCAAGTATATTGGGGAAACCGAAAAAAATCTGAAACAAGTATTTAATGCCGCAGAAATGGGCGGCGCGATCTTATTGTTTGACGAAGCAGATTCCTTGTTTGGAAAGCGTTCGGAAGTGCAAGATAGCCGCGATCGCTATGCCAATATGGAAGTGAGTTATCTGCTGCAAAGTATTGAAGCCTATCAAGGATTATGCGTCCTCACCACTAACTTAAAAGGCTCCATCGATCAAGCCTTTCTGCGGCGCATTCGTTTTATCGTCCAGTTTCCCTTTCCCGATCGCGACAGCCGCGAGGCCATTTGGACGCGCATTTTTCCCCAGAAAACCCCAACCGAAGGACTGGATACGCGCAAGTTGTCTAATTTGAATGTAGCGGGGGGAAATATTCGCAATATTGCCCTCAATGCCGCCTTTTTAGCCGCAGATGCAGGAGAACCGGTGATGATGAAGCATCTCTATCAAGCCACGAAAAGCGAATATATTAAGTTGGAACGATTGCTCACTGATAAGGAGGTTAAAGGCTGGATATTAGAATAA
- the tsaE gene encoding tRNA (adenosine(37)-N6)-threonylcarbamoyltransferase complex ATPase subunit type 1 TsaE — protein sequence MSLILDLHDAEATQTLGFQLGQLLVPGSNLLLNGDLGAGKTTFVQGLGRGLGIAEGIDSPTFTLLNEYLQGRVPLYHFDLYRLDPSEVAGLNPELYWEGIEVSPGIVAIEWAEKLPYSPPEFLILELSHRDDSRQAQFFAKGKQSLQMLEAIAECL from the coding sequence ATGTCTCTCATTCTCGATCTCCACGATGCTGAAGCTACCCAAACCTTGGGATTTCAACTCGGTCAACTGTTAGTTCCTGGCAGTAACTTGCTGCTGAATGGAGATTTAGGAGCGGGGAAAACGACGTTTGTGCAAGGCCTGGGTCGGGGTTTGGGCATTGCGGAAGGGATTGATAGCCCGACGTTCACGCTATTGAATGAATATCTGCAAGGACGAGTGCCTCTCTACCATTTCGATCTCTATCGTCTCGATCCATCGGAGGTGGCAGGTTTAAACCCGGAGCTATATTGGGAGGGAATAGAGGTTTCTCCAGGTATTGTGGCGATCGAGTGGGCGGAAAAACTGCCCTATTCCCCGCCCGAGTTCCTGATTTTGGAGCTGAGTCACCGGGATGACTCGCGCCAAGCCCAGTTTTTCGCGAAAGGAAAACAGTCGTTACAGATGTTAGAGGCGATCGCCGAATGTTTGTGA
- the apcD gene encoding allophycocyanin subunit alpha-B gives MSVVTQIILNADEQLRYPSAGELQNVQAFLKTGEQRTRIVSTLTENEKKIVDKATQELWRRRPDFIAPGGNASGQRERRQCIRDYGWYLRLVTYGVIDGSTETIDQIGVLGAREMYGSLGVPLAGMVEAMRCLKEASLALLSLDDADETAPYFDYLIQSLS, from the coding sequence ATGAGCGTCGTTACTCAAATTATTCTCAATGCAGACGAACAACTGCGCTATCCGAGCGCGGGCGAGTTGCAAAACGTTCAAGCGTTCCTGAAAACTGGAGAGCAACGGACGCGGATCGTTTCCACTTTAACCGAAAATGAAAAGAAAATTGTAGACAAAGCAACCCAAGAACTGTGGCGCAGACGGCCCGACTTTATTGCTCCGGGAGGTAATGCATCCGGCCAACGGGAGCGGCGCCAGTGCATTCGAGATTATGGCTGGTATTTGCGCCTAGTCACCTATGGGGTGATTGATGGAAGTACCGAGACCATCGACCAGATTGGGGTATTGGGAGCGCGGGAAATGTATGGCTCTTTGGGCGTTCCCCTCGCTGGAATGGTTGAAGCGATGCGCTGCTTAAAAGAAGCGTCTCTGGCTCTACTCAGCCTGGATGATGCAGACGAAACTGCTCCGTATTTCGATTATTTGATTCAATCTCTCTCCTAA